The Oryza glaberrima chromosome 9, OglaRS2, whole genome shotgun sequence genome includes a window with the following:
- the LOC127784104 gene encoding putative wall-associated receptor kinase-like 16 produces MASRAPLLLQYSSLLLLLLLLCLAVSAPPAAAGNVPAPVAAVSKPGCPTKCGAVDIPFPFGIGEHCGLEAPYTNYPFKFECKPVDGTSKPFFRGMEVTKISMEDGKAWMKMNISKNCYNQSTGTREDNTNTTSVSFSRSPFWISDRDNKIIVIGCETFSYMQINNVLTGCVPSCGNDPKDGICSGEAGCCKLDFPNGTWYYSTYFSKRNNNSSPCSFITVMETTTFNFNKNYFNSTTFYDTYNGLAKVSLDWIITMDSCDRVKRNTTSYACISGKSRCVDDPKGGYRCKCSDGYEGNPYVKDGCKDINECLDNATYPCPGICKNTLGNFTCSCYPGNYMMNRICIPNQKSGFPKNLVIGASVGAVLLVIIVTYACFIREKRKLQYVKRRYFRQHGGMLLFEEIKSQQGISFKIFSEEELQQATNKFDKQQVLGQGGNATVYKGLLKGNMEIAVKRCITIDMKQKKEFGKEMLILSQINHRNIVKLLGCCLEVEVPMLVYEFIPNGTLFSLIHGNHNQHISLDTRLRIAHESAEALAYLHSWASPPILHGDVKSSNILLDKDYVAKVSDFGASILAPTDESQFVTLVQGTCGYLDPEYMQTCQLTDKSDVYSFGVVILELLTRKKAFNLESPEDERSLAMRFLSAMKEKRLSDILDDQIMTGDNLEFLEEIAELAKKCLEMSGENRPLMKEVADKLDRLRKVMQHPWAQQNPEEMESLLGDSSYEINNSTVENTGNFSINSELQCLESGR; encoded by the exons ATGGCCAGCCGCGCGCCGCTTCTTCTGCAGTActcgtcgctgctgctgctgctgctgctgctctgcctTGCCgtctcggcgccgccggccgcagccGGCAAcgtgccggcgccggtggcggccgtCTCGAAGCCGGGCTGCCCGACCAAGTGCGGCGCCGTGGACATCCCGTTCCCGTTCGGCATCGGCGAGCACTGCGGGCTCGAGGCGCCTTACACAAACTACCCGTTCAAGTTCGAGTGCAAGCCCGTTGACGGCACCAGCAAGCCTTTCTTCAGGGGTATGGAGGTGACCAAGATCTCCATGGAAGACGGCAAGGCCTggatgaagatgaatatatCCAAGAACTGCTACAACCAGTCGACGGGCACCAGGGAGGACAACACCAACACAACATCTGTGAGCTTCAGCCGCTCGCCTTTCTGGATATCGGACAGGGATAACAAGATCATCGTCATCGGGTGCGAAACGTTTTCGTATATGCAGATCAATAAT GTTTTAACAGGTTGTGTGCCCTCATGCGGAAATGACCCCAAGGACGGTATATGTTCCGGTGAAGCGGGTTGCTGCAAACTTGATTTCCCCAATGGCACATGGTACTATAGTACTTATTTCAGTAAAAGAAATAATAACAGCAGTCCTTGCAGCTTCATAACAGTGATGGAAACCACAACCTTCAACTTCAACAAAAATTATTTCAACTCCACTACATTCTATGACACATACAATGGGTTAGCTAAGGTTTCCCTAGATTGGATCATAACAATGGATTCATGTGATCGAGTCAAAAGAAACACTACTTCATATGCATGCATTAGTGGAAAAAGTCGTTGTGTTGATGATCCAAAGGGAGGTTACCGCTGCAAGTGCTCTGATGGATATGAAGGCAATCCATACGTCAAGGATGGATGCAAAG ATATTAATGAGTGCCTCGACAATGCTACTTATCCTTGTCCGGGAATATGTAAGAATACGTTGGGGAATTTCACCTGCTCATGCTACCCTGGAAACTATATGATGAATAGAATTTGCATTCCAAATCAGAAGTCTGGTTTTCCTAAAAATCTTGTAATAG GAGCAAGTGTTGGGGCCGTATTACTAGTGATTATAGTAACTTATGCATGCTTCATCAGAGAGAAGAGAAAGCTACAGTATGTCAAAAGGCGGTACTTCCGCCAACATGGTGGTATGTTGCTATTCGAAGAGATAAAATCTCAACAAGGCATTTCATTCAAAATCTTCTCAGAAGAAGAATTGCAACAAGCAACAAACAAGTTTGACAAACAACAAGTCCTTGGCCAAGGAGGCAATGCAACTGTTTACAAGGGACTTCTCAAGGGAAACATGGAAATAGCCGTCAAAAGATGCATCACAATTGAtatgaaacaaaagaaagaattcGGCAAGGAAATGCTAATCTTGTCCCAAATCAACCATAGgaacattgtcaaattattggGTTGCTGCCTCGAAGTAGAAGTTCCGATGCTTGTCTATGAGTTCATTCCAAATGGCACATTGTTCTCTCTCATCCACGGGAACCACAATCAACACATCTCCTTGGATACTCGCTTACGCATTGCACATGAATCTGCAGAGGCTCTTGCCTATTTACACTCATGGGCATCACCACCGATCCTCCATGGCGATGTCAAGTCCTCAAATATCCTCTTAGACAAAGATTATGTAGCAAAAGTTTCTGACTTCGGTGCTTCCATCCTAGCACCAACTGATGAGTCGCAGTTCGTCACTCTCGTTCAAGGAACTTGTGGATACCTCGATCCAGAGTACATGCAAACATGCCAGTTAACAGATAAAAGTGATGTATATAGCTTTGGAGTTGTTATTCTAGAATTGCTCACAAGAAAGAAAGCATTCAACCTTGAAAGCCCTGAAGATGAGAGGAGCCTAGCCATGAGGTTTCTATCAGCCATGAAGGAAAAAAGACTTtctgatattttagatgatCAAATCATGACGGGAGATAATTTGGAGTTTCTTGAAGAGATTGCAGAGTTAGCAAAGAAATGCTTGGAAATGTCTGGTGAGAATAGACCGTTGATGAAGGAAGTTGCAGACAAGCTCGATAGGTTGAGGAAGGTAATGCAACATCCATGGGCACAACAAAATCCTGAAGAGATGGAGAGCTTACTTGGGGACTCTTCTTACGAGATCAACAACTCAACGGTTGAGAATACAGGAAATTTCAGCATCAATAGTGAACTTCAGTGTCTAGAATCAGGCCGTTAA
- the LOC127785339 gene encoding peroxidase 17, with protein sequence MALLLLRRGGGFAAATVLAVVVVALVLSCGGGAEAAVRDLRVGYYAETCPDAEAVVRDTMARARAHEARSVASVMRLQFHDCFVNGCDGSVLMDATPTMAGEKEALSNINSLRSFDVVDEIKEALEERCPGVVSCADIIVMAARDAVALTGGPFWDVRLGREDSLTASQEDSDNIMPSPRANATTLIKLFAGYNLTVTDLVALSGSHSIGEARCFSIVFRLYNQSGSGRPDPNMDPAYRAGLDSLCPRGGDENVTGGMDATPLVFDNQYFKDLVRLRGFLNSDQTLFSDNAGTRLAVRKFGEDQGAFFRAFVEGMIKMGELQNPRKGEIRRNCRVANAPAPPPVEAEVAATSKAVVLVDF encoded by the exons atggcgctcctcctcctccgacgcggcggcggcttcgctgCGGCCACGGTcctcgcggtcgtcgtcgtcgcgctcgTCCTCTCCTGCGGTGGTGGAGCGGAGGCGGCCGTGAGGGACCTCAGGGTCGGGTACTACGCCGAGACGTGCCCCGACGCCGAGGCCGTCGTCCGCGACACCATGGCCCGGGCACGCGCGCACGAGGCCCGCAGCGTCGCGTCCGTCATGCGCCTCCagttccacgactgcttcgtcaac GGGTGCGACGGGTCGGTGCTGATGGACGCGACGCCGACGATGGCGGGGGAGAAGGAGGCGCTCTCCAACATCAACTCGCTCCGCTCcttcgacgtcgtcgacgagaTCAAGGAGGCGCTGGAGGAGCGCTGCCCTGgcgtcgtctcctgcgccgacatcatCGTCATGGCCGcccgcgacgccgtcgccctG ACAGGTGGGCCCTTCTGGGACGTGAGGCTTGGGCGCGAGGACAGCCTGACGGCGAGCCAGGAGGACTCGGACAACATCATGCCGAGCCCACGCGCCAACGCCACCACCCTCATCAAGCTCTTCGCCGGCTACAACCTCACCGTCACCGACCTCGTCGCGCTCTCCGGCTCGCACTCCATCGGCGAGGCCCGCTGCTTCTCCATCGTCTTCCGCCTCTACAACCAGTCCGGCTCCGGCAGGCCCGACCCCAACATGGACCCCGCCTACCGCGCGGGGCTCGACTCGCTCtgcccccgcggcggcgacgagaaCGTCACCGGAGGCATGGACGCCACCCCGCTCGTCTTCGACAACCAGTACTTCAAGGACCTCGTCCGCCTCCGCGGCTTCCTCAACTCCGACCAGACGCTCTTCTCCGACAACGCCGGGACCCGGCTCGCCGTGAGGAAATTCGGCGAGGACCAGGGCGCCTTCTTCAGGGCCTTCGTCGAAGGGATGATCAAGATGGGGGAGCTGCAGAACCCCAGGAAGGGAGAGATACGGCGCAACTGCCGTGTCGCCAatgccccggcgccgccgcctgtggaggcggaggtggcggcgacgtcCAAGGCGGTGGTCCTGGTGGACTTCTGA
- the LOC127785340 gene encoding plant cysteine oxidase 1-like has product MAMDDHQSKVQRLYDACDAVFSSGSKAGLPTLKQIRWLQDLLDGMEAADVGIEGGGSGGERSSSSEDDDERSPPGRRFLSARAFTRITYVHIHECDDFSIGVFCFPAGATLPLHDHPQMVVLSKLLYGSMRVKSYDWANAPPCSGPRKSGLARVVAVDEMREAPCKASVLFPRSGGNIHSLTAVTPCALLDVLAPPYAEDLGRPSTYFSDIPIPSLPGFAVLEEADLPDGFRVAGAPYVGPELTIDMDSMYN; this is encoded by the exons ATGGCCATGGACGACCACCAGAGCAAGGTGCAGCGGCTGTACGACGCGTGCGACGCCGTCTTCTCGTCGGGGAGTAAAGCAGGGTTGCCGACGCTCAAGCAGATCAGGTGGCTGCAAGACCTGCTCG ATGGCATGGAGGCGGCGGACGTCGGGAtcgaaggcggcggcagcggcggcgagaggtcgtcgtcctcggaggacgacgacgagaggagCCCGCCGGGGCGGCGGTTTCTCTCGGCGCGGGCGTTCACCCGGATCACCTACGTGCACATCCACGAGTGCGACGATTTCTCG ATCGGCGTGTTCTGCTTCCCGGCCGGCGCGACGCTGCCGCTGCACGACCACCCGCAAATGGTGGTGCTGAGCAAGCTTCTCTACGGCTCGATGCGGGTCAAGTCGTACGACTGGGCGAACGCGCCCCCGTGCTCGGGCCCAAGGAAGA GTGGTTTAGCCCGAgtggtcgccgtcgacgagaTGCGGGAGGCGCCGTGCAAGGCGTCGGTCCTGTTCCCGCGGAGCGGCGGCAACATCCACTCCCTCACCGCCGTCACGCCGTGCGCGCTCCTTGACGTGCTAGCGCCGCCCTACGCCGAGGACCTCGGCCGGCCGTCCACCTACTTCTCCGACATTcccatcccctctctccctG GTTTTGCAGTACTGGAAGAGGCAGACTTGCCTGACGGTTTCCGTGTTGCAGGGGCCCCATATGTAGGCCCCGAGCTCACAATAGACATGGACAGCATGTATAATTAG